One window of Quercus robur chromosome 5, dhQueRobu3.1, whole genome shotgun sequence genomic DNA carries:
- the LOC126728360 gene encoding uncharacterized protein LOC126728360, which yields MLQLSREVWQPPPQATYKLNFDAAVFSRLNRSGFGAIIRNDKGEVIAAMTTSGPKVSTSDEAKMLACKRALEFVVDASFSRLIIEGDNVNVIQAISSPLANNSLIGNVVDDIRHLIQGL from the coding sequence ATGCTGCAACTCAGTAGGGAGGTTTGGCAACCACCTCCACAAGCAACCTACAAACTTAACTTTGATGCGGCGGTCTTTTCGAGATTGAACAGATCTGGATTTGGAGCGATAATCCGTAACGACAAGGGAGAGGTCATAGCTGCTATGACTACTAGTGGACCGAAGGTGAGTACAAGTGATGAAGCTAAAATGCTTGCATGCAAAAGAGCTCTTGAATTTGTTGTGGACGCTAGTTTCTCAAGGCTGATCATTGAGGGAGATAATGTCAACGTCATACAAGCCATTTCATCTCCATTGGCAAACAACTCACTGATAGGTAATGTGGTTGATGATATTCGCCATTTAATCCAAGGTTTATAG